A stretch of the Ictidomys tridecemlineatus isolate mIctTri1 chromosome 5, mIctTri1.hap1, whole genome shotgun sequence genome encodes the following:
- the Catsper2 gene encoding cation channel sperm-associated protein 2 isoform X1, producing the protein MATDYQAGHMQLPRADAIRSRLMDTFSLIEHLQGLSQAVPRHTLREILDPSLQKKLLLGDQHQLVRISIKPRHVGRISHAQRMLSRLRVRCSQRPPLSLWAGWVLESSLFTNFIIFLIFLNTIVLMVEIELLESTNAKLWSLKLILEVAAWFILFVFILEILLMWLSSFFLFWKNAWNVFDFIVTILSLLPEIVVLGGVSGQPVWLQLLRICRVLRSLKLFARFRQIRVIILALVRALKSMTFLLMLLLIFFYIFAVTGVYFFEDYTRSTRQDLVYNVFFSDLLNSVVTVFILFTLDHWYALLQDVWKVPEVSHVFSSIYVILWLLLGSIIFRNIIVAMMVTNFQNIRNELSEEMTHLEVQHKADIFKRQIIQRRQNLSPEALRSFHSKIHTRKTSKQKVSSDFETSEGDHIETESSVAAEEPAETERRAAKDTAKAKSKTKKSVPRKKEYPSASSSSSYYSVSPGIRYSDNIDKLDWETLVHQNLPGLMDMDQDDRVVWPRDSLFRYFELLEKLQYNLEERKILQQFAVQALMSFEDK; encoded by the exons ATGGCTACTGATTACCAAGCAGGGCACATGCAACTGCCCAGAGCTGATGCCATTCGTTCGCGTCTCATGGATACTTTCTCTCTCATAGAGCATTTGCAAGGCTTGAGCCAAGCTGTGCCTCGGCACACTCTCCGGGAGATACTTG atcCTTCCCTTCAGAAGAAACTTTTGCTGGGAGATCAGCATCAGCTAGTGCGAATATCCATAAAGCCTCGACATGTAGGACGAATTTCACATGCCCAGCGAATGTTGAGCAGGTTGCGTGTGCGCTGCAGTCAGAGGCCACCTCTTTCCTTGTGGGCTGGATGGGTTCTTGAGA gttctctcttcacaaaTTTCATCATCTTCCTCATCTTCCTGAATACAATCGTACTAATGGTTGAAATAG AATTGCTAGAATCCACAAATGCCAAACTGTGGTCATTGAAGCTGATTTTGGAGGTGGCAGCGTGGTTTATCTTGTTTGTTTTCATCTTAGAGATCCTTCTTATGTGGCTATCAAGCTTTTTCCTCTTCTGGAAGAATGCCTGGAATGTATTTGACTTTATTGTTACCATATTG TCTTTGCTTCCTGAAATTGTGGTGTTGGGAGGGGTATCAGGTCAACCTGTGTGGCTCCAGCTGCTAAGGATCTGCCGGGTGCTGAGGTCTCTCAAACTCTTTGCACGATTCCGTCAAATTCGAGTTATTATTTTGGCCCTGGTGAGGGCCCTCAAG AGCATGACCTTCCTCTTGATGTTGCTGCTCATCTTCTTCTACATTTTTGCTGTGACTGGTGTCTACTTCTTTGAGGATTACACCCGTTCAACTCGCCAGGACCTGGTGTACAACGTGTTCTTCTC AGACCTGTTGAATTCTGTAGTGACAGTGTTCATTCTCTTCACCTTGGATCATTGGTATGCACTGCTTCAGGATGTCTGGAAGGTTCCCGAAGTCAGCCATGTATTCAGCAGCATCTATGTCATCCTTTGGTTATTGCTTGGCTCCATTATCTTTAGAAATATCATAGTAGCCATGATGG TAACTAATTTCCAGAATATCCGGAATGAGCTGAGCGAGGAAATGACGCATCTGGAGGTTCAGCACAAAGCTGACATATTCAAGCGGCAGATTATCCAGAG GAGACAAAACCTGTCCCCTGAAGCACTGAGGTCATTCCATAGCAAAATACATACCAG AAAAACCAGTAAACAAAAGGTATCTTCGGACTTTGAAACTTCTGAAGGGGATCACATAGAGACTGAATCCAGTGTTGCTGCTGAAGAACCGGCAGAGACTGAGCGCCGTGCTGCTAAAGATACGGCAAAGGctaaatcaaaaacaaagaaatctgtTCCCCGAAAAAAAGAGTACCCAtctgcctcctcttcttcctcctattATTCTGTGTCTCCAGGAATCAGATATTCTGATAATATTG ATAAGTTGGATTGGGAGACTCTTGTGCACCAGAATCTACCTGGGCTAATGGATATGGATCAGGATGACCGTGTGGTTTGGCCCAGAGACTCACTCTTCCGATATTTTGAGTTGCTGGAAAAGCTTCAGTATAACCTAGAAGAGCGTAAGATATTACAACAGTTTGCAG TGCAGGCACTGATGAGCTTTGAAGACAAGTAA
- the Catsper2 gene encoding cation channel sperm-associated protein 2 isoform X2, with protein MLSRLRVRCSQRPPLSLWAGWVLESSLFTNFIIFLIFLNTIVLMVEIELLESTNAKLWSLKLILEVAAWFILFVFILEILLMWLSSFFLFWKNAWNVFDFIVTILSLLPEIVVLGGVSGQPVWLQLLRICRVLRSLKLFARFRQIRVIILALVRALKSMTFLLMLLLIFFYIFAVTGVYFFEDYTRSTRQDLVYNVFFSDLLNSVVTVFILFTLDHWYALLQDVWKVPEVSHVFSSIYVILWLLLGSIIFRNIIVAMMVTNFQNIRNELSEEMTHLEVQHKADIFKRQIIQRRQNLSPEALRSFHSKIHTRKTSKQKVSSDFETSEGDHIETESSVAAEEPAETERRAAKDTAKAKSKTKKSVPRKKEYPSASSSSSYYSVSPGIRYSDNIDKLDWETLVHQNLPGLMDMDQDDRVVWPRDSLFRYFELLEKLQYNLEERKILQQFAVQALMSFEDK; from the exons ATGTTGAGCAGGTTGCGTGTGCGCTGCAGTCAGAGGCCACCTCTTTCCTTGTGGGCTGGATGGGTTCTTGAGA gttctctcttcacaaaTTTCATCATCTTCCTCATCTTCCTGAATACAATCGTACTAATGGTTGAAATAG AATTGCTAGAATCCACAAATGCCAAACTGTGGTCATTGAAGCTGATTTTGGAGGTGGCAGCGTGGTTTATCTTGTTTGTTTTCATCTTAGAGATCCTTCTTATGTGGCTATCAAGCTTTTTCCTCTTCTGGAAGAATGCCTGGAATGTATTTGACTTTATTGTTACCATATTG TCTTTGCTTCCTGAAATTGTGGTGTTGGGAGGGGTATCAGGTCAACCTGTGTGGCTCCAGCTGCTAAGGATCTGCCGGGTGCTGAGGTCTCTCAAACTCTTTGCACGATTCCGTCAAATTCGAGTTATTATTTTGGCCCTGGTGAGGGCCCTCAAG AGCATGACCTTCCTCTTGATGTTGCTGCTCATCTTCTTCTACATTTTTGCTGTGACTGGTGTCTACTTCTTTGAGGATTACACCCGTTCAACTCGCCAGGACCTGGTGTACAACGTGTTCTTCTC AGACCTGTTGAATTCTGTAGTGACAGTGTTCATTCTCTTCACCTTGGATCATTGGTATGCACTGCTTCAGGATGTCTGGAAGGTTCCCGAAGTCAGCCATGTATTCAGCAGCATCTATGTCATCCTTTGGTTATTGCTTGGCTCCATTATCTTTAGAAATATCATAGTAGCCATGATGG TAACTAATTTCCAGAATATCCGGAATGAGCTGAGCGAGGAAATGACGCATCTGGAGGTTCAGCACAAAGCTGACATATTCAAGCGGCAGATTATCCAGAG GAGACAAAACCTGTCCCCTGAAGCACTGAGGTCATTCCATAGCAAAATACATACCAG AAAAACCAGTAAACAAAAGGTATCTTCGGACTTTGAAACTTCTGAAGGGGATCACATAGAGACTGAATCCAGTGTTGCTGCTGAAGAACCGGCAGAGACTGAGCGCCGTGCTGCTAAAGATACGGCAAAGGctaaatcaaaaacaaagaaatctgtTCCCCGAAAAAAAGAGTACCCAtctgcctcctcttcttcctcctattATTCTGTGTCTCCAGGAATCAGATATTCTGATAATATTG ATAAGTTGGATTGGGAGACTCTTGTGCACCAGAATCTACCTGGGCTAATGGATATGGATCAGGATGACCGTGTGGTTTGGCCCAGAGACTCACTCTTCCGATATTTTGAGTTGCTGGAAAAGCTTCAGTATAACCTAGAAGAGCGTAAGATATTACAACAGTTTGCAG TGCAGGCACTGATGAGCTTTGAAGACAAGTAA